One genomic region from Glaciimonas sp. PAMC28666 encodes:
- a CDS encoding T6SS immunity protein Tli4 family protein: MRLTSASFIGGLVLTLALAACSHQPAPLTEQEKNTLNKLTSNLKTQCVGRYLIDMPADVSITGGAKIMGVEFDAKAMSVEEYRRDVANREAELLTTKHQDGYKFLLAHGSARSVNTHYFIHLENTYDENISRVIEAYKWDGGYRIKLQTGANDVTTSAYKDDATMQSIGNNVPQKTWLIFDLLDKVRGRENDDIPTEPGVCFKGGFWSAKAQDEEETNTAFSLPAYPDVFFNIDTDTNGHDAITLLQRGGQIDEYIMSSPGGRTVRKGTVELQDMQAEEWLLSGTTAAKVIGNYFSLEANSRSDHVKEPFVNLTMDTGALYKSMQGQSLVKASLTEGEALALWDVVSRTVRPRLNGF; this comes from the coding sequence ATGAGATTAACCAGCGCCAGCTTCATCGGCGGCCTGGTATTGACCCTGGCGCTAGCCGCATGTTCACACCAGCCCGCACCACTAACCGAGCAGGAGAAAAACACCTTGAACAAACTAACCAGTAATTTAAAAACGCAATGTGTTGGACGCTACTTAATCGATATGCCCGCCGACGTGTCCATTACGGGTGGCGCAAAGATAATGGGGGTTGAGTTTGATGCAAAGGCAATGTCAGTGGAAGAATATCGGCGTGATGTGGCAAATCGTGAAGCGGAATTATTGACTACGAAACATCAAGACGGCTATAAGTTTTTGTTAGCGCATGGTTCGGCACGCAGCGTGAATACGCACTATTTTATTCATCTTGAAAATACCTATGATGAAAATATTAGTCGCGTAATTGAAGCCTACAAATGGGATGGCGGGTATCGCATTAAATTGCAAACAGGTGCGAACGATGTAACTACTTCAGCTTACAAAGACGACGCAACCATGCAATCGATAGGCAATAACGTTCCGCAAAAAACCTGGTTGATATTTGACTTGCTGGATAAAGTCCGTGGTCGTGAAAATGATGACATTCCGACTGAACCGGGTGTGTGTTTCAAGGGGGGATTCTGGTCGGCGAAAGCGCAGGACGAGGAGGAAACCAATACCGCTTTTTCGCTCCCCGCCTATCCCGACGTCTTTTTTAATATCGATACTGATACCAATGGGCATGACGCCATTACGCTTTTACAACGCGGAGGTCAAATCGATGAATACATAATGTCGAGTCCTGGTGGCAGAACTGTACGCAAGGGGACGGTAGAATTGCAGGACATGCAAGCTGAGGAATGGCTGTTGTCTGGCACTACCGCTGCCAAGGTAATTGGTAATTACTTTTCACTAGAAGCCAACTCACGTTCCGATCATGTGAAAGAACCCTTCGTTAATTTGACGATGGATACCGGTGCACTCTATAAATCGATGCAGGGCCAATCGCTCGTAAAAGCGTCATTGACCGAAGGCGAAGCCCTTGCGTTATGGGATGTGGTATCACGCACCGTGCGGCCACGACTCAACGGTTTCTGA
- a CDS encoding triacylglycerol lipase, whose product MATIRRIIPAVIADDGSVHYTSVGSPPDDSIAICHMVPDRIIPVIFVPGVMGTNLQVDDERDPNHGKAIWLVNGSLGVASDWAGKGAATRKQKLDPTKTTVYAGGNILVGQTYTLDRKLHTEAELRRRGWGEVAYLSYGESLVWLENALNDGHADTEYGRKGLRASLMQELVAKAQGVEPLTREEWSLGCKYQFPVHAVGYNWLQSNADSAETLAKKIDEFIAYYRETFRYRCEQVIIVTHSMGGLVARHYSEVLNGGQRDKILGIVHGVMPSTGAAIVYKRIKAGTAGMAGIALGPDAATMTAVFAQSPGPLQLLPSVEYGMNWLRIKDGNSVVSLPETDPYKEIYAQRGQWWGLCDDKLINPLDKGKQTVEWDWKNYTDIIFKKVKVFHKKIANKYHPHTYAFYGDDASHKTWGDVVWERRLPIMARSLGLGGKIDDMSTGKVVTDNGTGEQTLLQRSNGVEISPTYIMREARDNGDGTVPIRSGGAPGHRVKACVSYANVEHESAFRSSSGDGAKPTPQQMFTLWAITRIAQNVKGTTLEYKE is encoded by the coding sequence ATGGCTACTATCAGACGTATTATTCCTGCGGTGATAGCTGACGATGGATCGGTTCATTACACATCCGTAGGCTCCCCACCGGACGATAGTATCGCCATTTGTCACATGGTGCCCGATCGTATAATTCCTGTGATTTTTGTGCCGGGAGTCATGGGGACGAACCTGCAAGTTGATGATGAACGTGATCCCAATCATGGTAAAGCTATCTGGTTAGTTAATGGATCGCTAGGAGTCGCGTCGGACTGGGCTGGAAAAGGCGCAGCGACGCGCAAGCAAAAACTCGATCCCACGAAGACAACCGTATATGCCGGCGGCAATATTCTCGTCGGCCAAACCTACACGCTCGACCGCAAGCTACATACCGAAGCGGAATTACGTCGCCGTGGTTGGGGAGAAGTCGCCTATTTGAGTTATGGTGAATCATTGGTATGGCTGGAGAATGCTTTAAATGATGGACATGCCGACACCGAGTATGGACGTAAAGGCTTGCGTGCCAGTCTGATGCAGGAGCTGGTTGCCAAGGCTCAGGGAGTGGAACCGTTGACCAGAGAGGAATGGTCGCTTGGGTGCAAATACCAGTTTCCGGTTCACGCAGTGGGTTATAACTGGCTGCAATCAAATGCCGATTCTGCCGAAACCCTGGCGAAAAAAATTGATGAATTCATCGCATATTATCGAGAGACGTTTCGCTATCGCTGTGAGCAGGTGATTATCGTTACGCATTCTATGGGCGGCCTGGTTGCCCGCCATTACTCGGAAGTGTTAAACGGTGGTCAGCGCGATAAAATTTTGGGCATTGTTCACGGTGTCATGCCAAGCACCGGTGCGGCGATTGTGTACAAGCGAATAAAAGCTGGTACCGCCGGTATGGCCGGGATCGCACTTGGTCCGGACGCCGCAACAATGACAGCCGTTTTTGCGCAGTCACCCGGGCCGTTGCAATTGTTGCCTAGCGTGGAATATGGAATGAATTGGCTCAGAATTAAAGACGGCAACAGCGTGGTGAGTTTGCCCGAGACCGATCCCTATAAGGAAATTTACGCACAACGCGGTCAATGGTGGGGGCTGTGTGACGATAAATTAATCAATCCACTAGACAAGGGAAAGCAGACCGTTGAATGGGATTGGAAAAATTATACTGACATCATTTTCAAAAAAGTGAAAGTATTTCACAAAAAAATTGCCAATAAATATCACCCGCACACCTATGCCTTTTACGGCGACGACGCGAGCCATAAAACCTGGGGCGATGTCGTCTGGGAACGGAGACTTCCCATCATGGCGCGTAGCCTTGGTTTGGGAGGAAAAATTGACGACATGTCGACCGGAAAAGTCGTGACAGACAATGGCACTGGCGAACAAACGTTGCTACAACGCAGCAACGGTGTCGAGATATCGCCGACTTATATCATGAGAGAAGCCCGTGATAACGGCGATGGTACCGTCCCGATACGTTCCGGCGGCGCCCCGGGACACCGCGTAAAGGCATGCGTATCTTATGCAAATGTAGAGCATGAAAGTGCATTCAGATCGTCATCTGGAGACGGCGCCAAGCCGACGCCCCAGCAAATGTTTACCCTTTGGGCGATCACCAGAATAGCCCAGAACGTCAAGGGTACGACGCTCGAGTACAAGGAATGA
- a CDS encoding T6SS immunity protein Tli4 family protein — MMQNIFCAIAGLILTLALAACSHQPAPLTEQEKNTVNDLTSNLKTQCVGRYLIDMPADVSITGGAKIMGVEFDAKAMSVEEYRRDVVNREAELLATKHQDGYKFLLAHGSARGLNTHYFIHLENTYDENISRVIEAYKWDGGYRIKLQTGANDVTTSAYKDDATMQSIGNNVPQKTWLIFDLLDKVRGRDDDDIPTEPGVCFKGGFWQGKAGDNEEAGAQFVLRNHPDVDFGFETNTNTHESDTLLQRGSQINQVLKNTPDGKTVRKGRIKLQSMQAEEWLIAGVTPLKTIGNIFMLEANSKLSNNDEPYIWLSMNTASSNHLMKAASLQEASLSEGEALALWDVVSRTLIPRPNGF; from the coding sequence ATGATGCAAAACATTTTCTGCGCGATCGCAGGACTAATACTGACCCTGGCGCTAGCCGCATGTTCACACCAGCCCGCACCACTAACCGAGCAGGAGAAAAACACCGTGAACGACTTAACCAGTAATTTAAAAACGCAATGTGTTGGACGCTACTTAATCGATATGCCAGCCGACGTGTCCATTACGGGTGGCGCAAAGATAATGGGGGTTGAGTTTGATGCAAAGGCAATGTCAGTGGAAGAATATCGACGTGATGTGGTAAATCGTGAAGCGGAATTACTTGCTACCAAACATCAAGACGGCTATAAGTTTTTGTTAGCGCATGGTTCGGCACGCGGCTTGAATACGCACTATTTTATTCATCTTGAGAACACCTATGATGAGAATATTAGTCGCGTAATTGAAGCCTACAAATGGGATGGCGGGTATCGCATTAAATTGCAAACAGGTGCGAACGATGTCACTACTTCAGCTTACAAAGACGACGCAACCATGCAATCGATAGGCAATAACGTTCCGCAAAAAACCTGGTTGATATTTGACTTGCTGGATAAAGTCCGTGGTCGTGATGATGATGACATTCCGACTGAACCGGGGGTGTGTTTCAAGGGGGGATTTTGGCAAGGGAAGGCTGGAGATAATGAGGAGGCAGGTGCACAATTTGTGCTACGTAATCACCCGGATGTGGATTTTGGTTTTGAGACCAATACAAATACGCACGAATCCGACACCCTCTTGCAGCGGGGCAGTCAGATTAATCAAGTCCTCAAAAATACACCGGACGGAAAAACGGTGCGCAAAGGTCGAATAAAGCTGCAAAGCATGCAAGCGGAAGAGTGGCTAATCGCCGGCGTGACACCACTAAAAACAATTGGCAATATATTTATGCTTGAAGCTAATTCCAAGCTAAGCAATAACGACGAGCCCTATATCTGGTTATCAATGAACACGGCTTCTTCTAATCATCTAATGAAAGCTGCGTCACTCCAAGAAGCATCGTTGTCTGAAGGCGAAGCCTTAGCCTTATGGGATGTAGTCTCGCGCACGCTAATTCCTCGACCGAATGGGTTTTAA